One genomic segment of Paenibacillus xylanexedens includes these proteins:
- a CDS encoding IDEAL domain-containing protein — MDKMKVTYEVMLGLAAEMVWDEALRKQRSEKLYLEIDKALATGDEVAFRSLTDELRTIN; from the coding sequence TTGGATAAAATGAAAGTTACGTATGAAGTCATGTTGGGGCTGGCAGCTGAGATGGTTTGGGACGAAGCGCTTCGCAAACAGCGCAGCGAGAAGCTCTATTTGGAAATCGATAAAGCGTTAGCTACCGGAGACGAAGTAGCTTTCCGGAGTCTGACGGATGAACTGAGGACCATAAACTGA
- a CDS encoding gamma carbonic anhydrase family protein, whose product MIIPYKGLQPQLHPSVYMAEGAKLIGDLRMGEESSVWFNAVLRADLAPIIIGKRCNIQDNVVGHVNTDQPLIVGDDVSVGHTAIIHGCCIGTGSLIGMGAILLNGADIGKYTLIGAGSVVTENSKIPPYTLALGTPAKVIRELTDADLERMSRTSLGYVTKGKEYRSS is encoded by the coding sequence ATGATAATTCCATACAAAGGTCTACAACCTCAGTTACACCCTTCGGTATATATGGCTGAAGGTGCAAAACTGATCGGTGATTTGAGGATGGGAGAAGAGTCTTCCGTCTGGTTCAATGCAGTCCTTCGGGCTGATTTGGCTCCTATTATCATTGGAAAGCGCTGTAATATTCAAGATAACGTTGTCGGGCATGTCAATACTGATCAACCTTTGATTGTAGGAGATGATGTCTCAGTAGGACATACAGCGATCATTCATGGTTGTTGTATTGGAACAGGATCATTAATCGGCATGGGAGCCATTCTGCTGAATGGAGCCGATATTGGCAAATATACGCTGATTGGAGCCGGTTCTGTTGTTACTGAGAATAGTAAAATTCCGCCCTATACTCTTGCTTTGGGGACACCTGCCAAAGTGATACGTGAGCTGACTGATGCCGATCTGGAGCGGATGTCCAGAACTTCACTGGGTTACGTTACCAAAGGAAAAGAATATAGGAGCTCTTAA
- a CDS encoding histidine phosphatase family protein produces MRIGLIRHGLTDWNAAGRIQGQTDIPLNGEGREQAERLGRRLLTEEYQWDYIITSGLSRAQETGEIISKLLNVPLLEPDARLKERAFGQIEGLTSEERVARWGQAWETLDLGQEQIADIQIRALAFLEDLWSAYPDQNVLIVTHGAFLANLLTALFKDRYTERIGNLSLTILEKERDDWSPLLYNCTRHLSLDTAKQPE; encoded by the coding sequence GTGCGAATCGGGCTTATTCGTCACGGTCTTACAGACTGGAATGCGGCGGGCCGTATACAGGGTCAGACGGATATTCCTTTGAATGGAGAAGGTCGTGAACAGGCAGAGCGCCTGGGAAGACGTCTGCTGACGGAAGAATACCAATGGGACTATATCATCACAAGTGGATTATCGCGGGCACAGGAAACAGGGGAGATTATCTCCAAGCTGTTGAATGTACCTTTGCTTGAGCCAGACGCACGGTTGAAAGAAAGGGCTTTTGGTCAGATTGAAGGTCTGACTTCAGAAGAACGGGTTGCCCGTTGGGGCCAAGCCTGGGAGACATTAGACTTGGGACAGGAGCAGATAGCGGATATCCAGATTCGTGCACTGGCGTTTCTGGAAGATCTATGGTCGGCCTATCCGGACCAAAACGTACTCATTGTCACTCACGGAGCTTTCTTAGCCAACCTTTTAACAGCTTTGTTTAAAGATCGGTATACAGAACGGATTGGAAACCTGTCACTGACGATCCTGGAAAAGGAACGTGATGACTGGAGTCCGCTGTTGTATAATTGCACACGACATCTGTCTTTGGACACAGCGAAACAACCTGAGTAA
- a CDS encoding anti-sigma factor family protein: MNCNEAQELFALVWDLPETHPQRIAFHAHLVGCEECSEQFEVWEEAQILLHSIPVPVTEQQAERVNRNVMDRIYAESPWLLPEEVKVNRFSAVIRKHMSLWIAAFLAIFLCSFLYMAMFKPDVSEAEQTKVVTTGILETGVAGSGPSSSGMYQYNMTGADRGSIIEPFVVSMGPAYPQYWMALSLLAIGMALFSLGRMHRTTNKRKQGASA; encoded by the coding sequence ATGAATTGCAATGAAGCCCAGGAACTGTTTGCACTGGTCTGGGACTTGCCGGAAACTCATCCTCAGCGGATTGCATTTCATGCTCATCTCGTTGGTTGTGAAGAGTGCTCTGAGCAGTTTGAGGTCTGGGAAGAAGCTCAGATCTTGCTGCACAGCATTCCGGTTCCAGTGACAGAACAACAAGCAGAGAGAGTGAACCGTAACGTTATGGACCGGATCTACGCGGAGTCTCCATGGTTACTGCCGGAAGAGGTAAAGGTTAATCGTTTCTCTGCTGTGATCCGCAAGCATATGTCTTTGTGGATTGCCGCGTTCCTGGCTATTTTTTTATGCAGCTTTCTGTATATGGCAATGTTTAAGCCAGACGTATCAGAAGCTGAGCAAACCAAAGTTGTTACTACGGGTATCCTGGAGACAGGGGTTGCCGGAAGCGGACCATCGTCCTCTGGAATGTATCAGTACAACATGACTGGAGCGGACAGAGGAAGTATCATAGAACCTTTTGTTGTGAGCATGGGACCTGCTTATCCGCAGTATTGGATGGCCCTCTCTTTACTTGCAATAGGAATGGCGTTATTTTCTCTTGGACGTATGCATCGAACAACGAATAAACGCAAACAAGGTGCGAGTGCATAG
- a CDS encoding RNA polymerase sigma factor yields MTDSQLIREIKEGNLELYSELMSRYQRKILAFVYHMLKSSNMELLAEDLCSETFYKAFRSLHSFREVDASFSTWLYTIARNTVLSELRKQRSGNVPLEESGIVPVAPSENTPEYAVLRSERVMLVRDAINNLPEKQRSAIILREYDQLDYQEIANILGQSVSSVKSLLFRARSSVKTQLEPYFFEPVYEPYEGMKNR; encoded by the coding sequence ATGACGGATTCCCAGTTGATTCGAGAGATCAAGGAAGGTAACCTGGAGTTATATTCCGAGCTGATGAGTCGTTATCAGCGTAAAATACTGGCTTTCGTATATCATATGTTGAAAAGTTCCAATATGGAGCTGCTTGCGGAAGATCTCTGTTCTGAGACTTTCTATAAGGCGTTCCGCAGTCTGCACTCTTTCCGTGAGGTGGATGCCTCATTCTCAACTTGGTTATATACCATTGCGAGAAATACGGTACTGAGTGAGCTTCGCAAACAGCGCAGCGGAAATGTCCCACTTGAAGAGAGCGGGATTGTTCCCGTTGCTCCTTCGGAGAATACACCGGAGTATGCTGTACTACGCAGCGAGCGGGTGATGCTGGTTAGGGATGCGATTAACAATTTGCCGGAGAAGCAGCGTTCTGCGATTATACTCCGTGAGTATGATCAACTAGACTACCAAGAGATTGCGAATATTCTTGGGCAGAGCGTCAGTTCTGTGAAATCGCTATTATTCAGAGCAAGATCAAGCGTAAAAACTCAATTGGAACCTTATTTCTTCGAACCGGTGTACGAGCCATATGAAGGGATGAAGAACCGATGA
- a CDS encoding prephenate dehydrogenase: MKLKIAMIGVGLIGGSLALCFKGKPGVTVMGYAHLDELKDKYIASGVVDDATLSLEEAVEDADFIFLCVPVGLLESYFEKLSKLPLKKGCIITDVGSTKASIAACAEHVRLTDAYFIGGHPMAGSERAGVDAASAVLFENAYYVLTPSEHVPEEAYSRLSELLAYTRAQIVRVEPLLHDDIVGAISHLPHVIAVALVNQVREYNESNPLYKMLAAGGFRDITRIASSDAIVWRDILLSNRDVLLGLLKDWNSQMTAFTDMLEHKNGEGIEEAFRQAREFRSILPERRKGMISPLFDLYTDVQDAPGMIGKIATELGANDINLSNLEIIENRVDVPGIMRLSFRQEEDMERAKTLLDSLGYQVWI; the protein is encoded by the coding sequence ATGAAACTAAAAATTGCAATGATTGGTGTAGGACTCATCGGCGGTTCACTGGCGCTCTGCTTCAAAGGCAAGCCAGGTGTAACCGTGATGGGCTACGCCCACTTGGATGAACTGAAGGACAAGTACATAGCGAGCGGTGTAGTGGATGATGCTACGCTCTCTCTGGAAGAAGCGGTAGAGGATGCCGACTTTATTTTTTTGTGCGTTCCCGTAGGTTTGCTAGAATCCTATTTCGAAAAGCTCTCCAAGCTGCCATTGAAAAAAGGATGTATCATCACGGACGTAGGAAGCACTAAAGCTTCCATTGCCGCTTGTGCCGAGCATGTGCGGTTGACTGACGCTTATTTCATTGGTGGTCATCCTATGGCAGGGTCGGAGCGTGCAGGCGTAGATGCGGCCTCAGCTGTGTTGTTTGAGAATGCATACTATGTCTTAACCCCTTCAGAACATGTACCTGAGGAAGCCTACAGCAGGTTGTCTGAGCTGCTTGCGTATACGCGGGCACAGATCGTGCGTGTGGAGCCTCTGCTGCACGATGACATCGTGGGGGCGATTAGTCATCTGCCACATGTTATTGCTGTTGCACTGGTGAATCAGGTGCGTGAATATAATGAGTCGAATCCACTGTATAAAATGCTGGCTGCAGGTGGTTTTCGGGATATTACCCGGATTGCGTCCAGTGATGCGATTGTGTGGAGAGATATCTTGCTTAGCAACCGTGATGTACTGCTGGGCTTGCTTAAGGACTGGAATAGCCAGATGACGGCCTTTACGGATATGCTGGAGCATAAGAACGGTGAAGGCATAGAGGAGGCATTCCGTCAGGCCCGCGAGTTCCGCAGTATATTACCAGAACGACGCAAAGGTATGATTTCGCCGTTATTTGATCTATATACTGATGTCCAGGATGCACCGGGTATGATCGGTAAGATCGCAACTGAGCTTGGGGCGAATGATATCAACTTGAGCAACTTGGAGATTATCGAAAACCGGGTGGATGTGCCGGGCATTATGCGTCTGTCTTTCCGTCAGGAAGAAGATATGGAACGAGCCAAGACGTTATTGGATTCCTTAGGCTATCAAGTGTGGATATAA
- the hisC gene encoding histidinol-phosphate transaminase translates to MKPKSQIVNLPVYQPGKPIEEVKRELGLEQVIKLASNENPYGSSPAALEAITKEMTNISIYPDGSSVELTGVLAKHLGVERNNLIFGCGSDEIIALITRAFFLPGDENIMADQTFSVYKSNADIEGAVSIEVPLKDGTHDLSAMLAQINDKTKAVWVCNPNNPTGTIISEQELTAFMDRVPAHVMVILDEAYYEFVTDEAYPQSVPLIERYPNLVILRTFSKIYGLASLRIGYGIARPEIIDLINRVREPFNTSRFGQVAAKAALLDQDFVQECSKRNATDRDYLQNEFIRLGLSYFPSQGNFIMVDLNMPSAIAFQSLLKQGIIVRSGFHVYPTYIRVSVGTSEQNRAFVTALENTLAEKAVARP, encoded by the coding sequence TTGAAACCGAAATCCCAGATTGTCAATCTGCCTGTGTACCAGCCGGGCAAACCGATTGAAGAAGTGAAACGTGAACTGGGGCTTGAACAAGTCATCAAGCTGGCCTCCAACGAAAACCCGTACGGCAGTTCTCCTGCCGCTCTGGAAGCCATTACGAAAGAAATGACTAATATAAGCATATACCCAGACGGTAGCTCGGTTGAGCTGACGGGAGTTCTTGCCAAGCATCTTGGCGTTGAACGGAACAACTTAATATTTGGTTGTGGTTCCGATGAGATTATTGCTTTGATCACGAGAGCTTTCTTCTTGCCGGGTGATGAGAACATTATGGCAGATCAGACATTTTCTGTATATAAAAGCAATGCAGATATTGAGGGTGCCGTGTCCATCGAAGTGCCTCTGAAAGATGGCACGCATGATCTGAGCGCGATGCTGGCGCAAATTAACGACAAAACCAAAGCAGTATGGGTGTGTAATCCAAATAATCCGACAGGTACGATTATCTCCGAGCAGGAACTTACAGCCTTTATGGACCGTGTGCCTGCTCATGTGATGGTCATACTGGACGAAGCTTATTATGAATTCGTAACCGATGAAGCATACCCGCAAAGTGTACCATTGATCGAACGGTATCCGAACTTGGTCATACTGCGGACATTCTCCAAAATTTACGGTTTGGCTTCGCTTCGGATCGGATATGGTATTGCACGTCCCGAAATTATTGATTTGATTAACCGTGTACGTGAACCGTTTAACACCTCCCGTTTTGGACAGGTTGCGGCAAAAGCTGCACTACTGGATCAGGATTTTGTTCAAGAGTGCTCGAAGCGGAATGCAACGGATCGGGATTACCTTCAAAATGAATTTATACGGCTCGGATTGTCGTATTTCCCTTCACAGGGTAATTTCATTATGGTTGACCTGAATATGCCTTCGGCAATTGCGTTCCAATCCTTGCTCAAACAAGGCATTATCGTTCGCTCAGGATTCCACGTATACCCAACTTACATTCGTGTGTCCGTCGGAACATCAGAACAGAACCGTGCATTTGTCACGGCACTGGAGAACACGCTGGCTGAGAAGGCGGTAGCACGCCCTTAA
- the trpA gene encoding tryptophan synthase subunit alpha has protein sequence MNLMDQTFQQLKEQNRTALIPFLTVGDPDVDTTIDIIKELEQAGADILELGVPYSDPLADGPVIQRASERALKSQITIRTVMETAAKARKAGVKLPFVLFTYYNPVLQTGLDVFFDELVKHDISGMIIPDLPIEEAEEMRERANRAGVHLVPLVAPTSNARIERIVTGASGFIYCVSSLGVTGERASFFDGVESFIETVKSLTDLPVAVGFGISSHEQVAHFSRICDGVVVGSAIVRQVEDAIPLLENPDTRAAGLLQIRNFVAQLKG, from the coding sequence ATGAATCTGATGGACCAGACCTTCCAGCAATTGAAGGAACAGAATCGTACGGCACTTATTCCATTTTTAACCGTGGGAGACCCGGATGTGGACACAACGATTGATATCATTAAGGAGCTTGAACAGGCTGGAGCGGATATTTTGGAACTGGGTGTTCCCTATTCCGATCCGCTTGCAGATGGCCCAGTCATTCAGCGTGCTTCCGAACGTGCGCTGAAAAGCCAGATTACCATTCGTACTGTTATGGAAACCGCTGCAAAAGCTCGTAAGGCAGGTGTGAAACTGCCGTTTGTACTGTTCACCTATTATAATCCGGTATTGCAGACAGGACTGGATGTATTCTTTGATGAATTGGTCAAACACGATATTAGTGGCATGATCATTCCGGACCTGCCAATTGAGGAAGCGGAAGAGATGCGAGAACGCGCAAATCGTGCTGGTGTGCATCTGGTGCCGCTTGTTGCACCTACATCTAATGCCCGGATTGAGCGGATTGTAACGGGAGCGAGTGGCTTTATCTATTGTGTATCTTCTCTTGGGGTAACCGGAGAGAGAGCTTCTTTCTTTGATGGCGTAGAGAGCTTCATTGAGACGGTGAAAAGCCTGACAGACCTCCCTGTAGCAGTAGGTTTTGGTATCTCCAGTCATGAGCAGGTGGCACATTTCTCCCGCATCTGCGATGGCGTTGTTGTAGGTAGTGCCATTGTTCGTCAAGTGGAAGATGCGATTCCTCTGCTTGAAAATCCGGATACGCGTGCAGCGGGACTGTTGCAAATTCGCAACTTTGTGGCACAATTAAAGGGATAG
- the trpB gene encoding tryptophan synthase subunit beta, whose amino-acid sequence MTHQLPDQHGRFGHFGGRFVPETLMNALIELEEAYSHFSKDEEFNKELNYLLSEYSGRETPLYHAEQLSRRLGGPKIYLKREDLNHTGAHKINNAIGQGLLAKRMGKKKVIAETGAGQHGVATATVAALLGLECKVFMGEEDTERQQLNVFRMKLLGAEVIPVTSGTRTLKDAGNEALRYWVSNVEDTFYVLGSVVGPHPYPMMVRNFQRVIGDETRRQIQEIEGRLPDVIVAAVGGGSNAIGMFYPFIGDQDVKLVGVEAAGKGVETEYHAATMTKGTHGVFQGSMSYLLQDEYGQVQPAHSISAGLDYPGVGPEHSYLKDIERAKYVPITDQEALDALQLLCRTEGIIPALESAHAVAQVVKLAPELTADDIVVICLSGRGDKDVESIMKYTGGDLG is encoded by the coding sequence ATGACACATCAATTGCCGGATCAACACGGGCGTTTCGGTCACTTCGGAGGCCGCTTTGTACCTGAGACACTAATGAACGCACTCATAGAGTTGGAGGAGGCATATAGCCACTTCTCTAAAGATGAGGAATTCAACAAGGAACTGAACTATCTGCTAAGCGAGTATTCTGGACGTGAAACGCCATTGTATCATGCAGAGCAATTGTCACGCCGATTGGGCGGACCGAAAATTTATCTGAAACGTGAAGATCTCAATCATACAGGCGCGCACAAAATTAACAACGCCATTGGACAAGGATTGTTAGCCAAACGGATGGGCAAAAAGAAAGTTATTGCCGAAACAGGTGCAGGTCAACATGGCGTTGCAACGGCAACCGTAGCCGCATTACTTGGATTGGAATGCAAAGTATTTATGGGCGAAGAAGATACAGAGCGTCAGCAGTTAAACGTATTTCGGATGAAGCTGCTCGGAGCAGAAGTGATTCCGGTGACGTCCGGAACACGGACACTGAAGGATGCTGGTAATGAAGCACTTCGTTACTGGGTCAGCAATGTGGAGGATACATTCTATGTGCTCGGATCAGTGGTTGGTCCTCATCCATATCCGATGATGGTGCGAAATTTCCAACGTGTGATTGGTGATGAGACCCGTCGTCAGATTCAGGAGATCGAAGGGCGTTTGCCGGATGTAATTGTAGCCGCTGTTGGTGGAGGAAGTAATGCGATCGGTATGTTCTATCCATTTATCGGTGATCAGGATGTGAAGCTTGTTGGTGTTGAAGCCGCAGGCAAAGGGGTCGAAACCGAGTATCACGCTGCGACAATGACCAAAGGTACGCATGGTGTATTCCAGGGATCTATGAGTTACCTGTTGCAGGATGAGTATGGGCAGGTTCAGCCAGCGCATTCCATCTCGGCTGGACTTGATTATCCGGGTGTTGGTCCAGAGCATTCCTATCTTAAGGATATTGAACGGGCAAAATATGTACCGATCACGGATCAGGAAGCACTGGATGCCCTGCAACTCCTATGTCGGACGGAGGGAATCATTCCTGCTCTGGAGTCTGCACATGCGGTTGCCCAAGTTGTCAAACTGGCGCCTGAACTTACAGCAGATGATATTGTAGTCATTTGTCTGTCGGGACGTGGAGACAAGGATGTTGAATCGATCATGAAATACACGGGAGGTGACTTGGGATGA
- a CDS encoding phosphoribosylanthranilate isomerase: protein MSELRNPLPAAVKICGLQDVEVLKSMINLPVDYIGVVFAKSRRRIEPEQAAALRTVLFEWSTYDRPKLAGVFVNPTIEELEHIMEIAHLDVIQLHGQETAEFCQQVKQRWNAKVFKVFSFPKEETGPEADDAAIRDLDSYDKFVDAILLDTHDPLYGGGSGKTFAWERIPAYAEWAKSREIALFVAGGLQPDNVQQLIQTYAPFGVDVSSGVETEGVKDIAKITAFVERVKQA, encoded by the coding sequence ATGTCAGAACTGAGAAACCCGCTGCCAGCGGCCGTAAAAATATGTGGACTTCAGGACGTTGAAGTGCTAAAATCGATGATAAACTTGCCTGTGGATTACATTGGTGTTGTTTTTGCCAAATCACGCCGCCGAATCGAACCCGAGCAGGCCGCTGCATTAAGAACGGTGTTGTTCGAATGGTCTACCTATGATCGGCCGAAGCTTGCGGGTGTATTTGTGAATCCTACGATCGAAGAGCTGGAACACATTATGGAGATTGCTCACTTGGATGTTATTCAGCTGCATGGACAGGAGACTGCGGAATTTTGCCAGCAGGTGAAGCAGCGGTGGAATGCCAAAGTGTTCAAAGTTTTTTCTTTTCCCAAAGAAGAAACGGGACCGGAAGCTGATGATGCAGCCATAAGGGATCTTGATAGTTACGATAAATTCGTGGATGCGATATTGCTTGATACCCATGATCCTCTATATGGAGGGGGCTCCGGGAAAACGTTTGCCTGGGAGCGAATCCCTGCCTATGCTGAATGGGCGAAAAGTCGTGAAATTGCTCTGTTCGTTGCAGGAGGTTTGCAGCCGGACAATGTACAACAACTAATACAGACATATGCACCTTTCGGCGTCGATGTATCCAGCGGCGTGGAGACAGAAGGTGTGAAGGATATTGCCAAAATTACAGCATTCGTAGAAAGGGTGAAGCAGGCATGA
- the trpC gene encoding indole-3-glycerol phosphate synthase TrpC, with amino-acid sequence MYLDRIVATKHKEVEVLAQTFNMDEAIQQIEQLPATRGFEQALSSGRNRKLGLIAEVKKASPSKGLIRPDFHPVEIAAAYERAGADCISVLTDVSYFQGSNEYLQAIHQAVNIPLLRKDFIIDERQIAEARLLGADAILLIASILTPEQIRQYLEFAKSLGLDALIEVHDRTELEHVLEIPQATLVGINNRNLKTFETSLNTTLDLMELIPSGVTLISESGIDGPESTVPLIQAGVHGILVGEHLMRKDDVEAAVYDLMGPK; translated from the coding sequence ATGTATCTTGATCGAATCGTTGCAACCAAACATAAAGAAGTTGAAGTTCTGGCACAAACATTTAACATGGATGAAGCTATCCAACAAATCGAACAACTACCCGCAACCCGGGGGTTTGAACAAGCACTATCAAGCGGACGCAATCGCAAACTCGGCCTTATTGCTGAAGTGAAGAAGGCTTCGCCATCCAAAGGGTTAATTCGTCCGGATTTTCATCCGGTAGAGATTGCTGCTGCTTATGAGCGAGCGGGTGCAGACTGCATCTCCGTATTAACGGATGTGTCGTATTTTCAAGGCAGCAACGAGTACTTGCAGGCGATTCATCAGGCGGTGAACATTCCGCTGTTACGCAAGGATTTTATTATAGATGAACGACAGATTGCTGAGGCAAGATTACTGGGTGCGGATGCGATACTGCTGATTGCCAGCATTCTGACACCTGAACAGATTCGTCAATATCTGGAATTTGCCAAAAGTTTGGGGCTGGACGCTTTGATTGAAGTCCATGATCGAACAGAATTGGAGCATGTATTGGAGATTCCGCAGGCAACACTAGTGGGTATCAATAATCGTAATTTGAAAACATTCGAAACCAGTCTGAACACGACACTGGATTTGATGGAATTGATTCCAAGTGGCGTTACCTTGATTAGCGAAAGTGGTATTGACGGACCAGAATCAACCGTACCTCTGATCCAGGCCGGTGTTCATGGTATTCTCGTAGGTGAGCATCTCATGCGCAAGGATGATGTCGAGGCGGCTGTATATGATTTAATGGGACCCAAATGA
- the trpD gene encoding anthranilate phosphoribosyltransferase: MTREEGMKNGLAKILEGSHLEQAEARELMYSIMRGEATPAQIGGLLMALRMKGETVDEITGFAEAMRGQGGRILTDGSGLLDTCGTGGSGIHKFNISTASAIIASAVSVRVAKHGNRSASGKAGSADVLEALGVNIHLNGEQARQCLDDIGICFCFAQVYHPSMRHAAGPRKELGVRTIFNMLGPLTNPAGADRQLLGLYDRSRTPMIAEVLNRLGLKRALVVASHDGLDEISISAPTQVSELRNGEVHTYDIDPRDMGLSLHPLEAVLGGDAAQNAEIIKRIFQGEQSAYRDVVLLNAGACIYVSGLADSIAEGVTLAAEAVDSGKAAGKLEQLIHTTEAYSHVS; the protein is encoded by the coding sequence ATTACTCGTGAGGAAGGCATGAAAAATGGCCTGGCGAAAATTCTAGAGGGCAGCCATCTGGAGCAAGCCGAAGCAAGAGAGTTGATGTACTCGATCATGAGAGGTGAGGCAACGCCGGCTCAAATCGGAGGTTTGCTGATGGCGCTACGGATGAAGGGTGAAACGGTAGATGAGATCACCGGTTTTGCTGAAGCCATGCGTGGTCAGGGCGGACGAATTCTAACGGATGGCAGCGGATTGCTGGACACTTGTGGGACAGGTGGATCGGGTATTCACAAATTCAACATTTCCACAGCATCCGCGATCATTGCTTCGGCCGTCTCGGTTCGGGTCGCCAAACATGGCAACCGTTCAGCTTCAGGCAAAGCGGGTAGTGCAGATGTATTAGAGGCACTCGGTGTAAATATCCATCTGAACGGGGAGCAGGCCAGACAATGTCTGGATGATATCGGAATCTGCTTCTGTTTTGCCCAGGTATATCACCCTTCCATGCGACATGCGGCAGGACCAAGAAAAGAGCTGGGGGTTCGTACCATTTTCAATATGCTCGGACCGTTAACGAATCCTGCGGGAGCAGATCGCCAATTACTTGGCCTGTATGATCGTTCCCGGACGCCGATGATTGCTGAAGTACTGAATCGTCTTGGTCTCAAAAGAGCGTTGGTCGTGGCCAGCCATGATGGTCTGGATGAAATCAGTATCTCGGCACCGACTCAGGTATCTGAACTTCGCAATGGTGAAGTGCACACCTATGATATTGATCCACGTGATATGGGTTTGTCTCTGCATCCGCTTGAAGCGGTACTTGGAGGAGATGCGGCACAGAATGCCGAAATTATTAAGAGGATCTTCCAGGGTGAGCAGAGTGCCTATCGTGATGTCGTTCTGTTGAATGCCGGAGCGTGCATCTATGTATCCGGTCTTGCAGATAGCATTGCTGAAGGGGTGACACTTGCCGCAGAAGCGGTAGATTCGGGCAAAGCTGCCGGGAAGCTTGAACAGTTAATTCATACAACGGAGGCGTACAGTCATGTATCTTGA